TCGCCCTGCTCGAGGATGCGGAACATTCGATCGCCTTCCATTGGGAGCGCTGTCGGGACAGCGGCGTCGCGGGCGCCACCCCTGAGGCCACCGCCCGCGTCGACGCCTGCGTCCGCGCCTATTTCGAACGGCTGAAGGCGCTGCCGCCCCGCGCGCCCGAAGCCTGGATCGTCGACGCGATCACCAGCGTCTTCGACGAGCTGATGCGCCTCGACGCGGAGACCGGCGGCGATCTGCTCGAAGACGCCGAACGCGACCTTCTGCATCCGCTGATCCTCAACGCCGCCGAGGCGGCGGGGCTCGATCCGCACAAATTTCCCCGCCGGGAGCCCGGCGGGAAGACGCTCGATTTCAGCGTGGCGCGAGCGCGGTGAACAGCGCGTCGTCCTCGTTCACGCCGGCATTGTTGGTGGTCAGCAGCTTCTCGCCGTAGAAGATCGAATTGGCGCCGGCGACGAGGCAGAGGATCTGCGCTTCCTGCGTCAGGAAGGAGCGGCCGGCCGAGAGGCGCACGCGGGCCTTGGGCATGACGATGCGCGTCGTGGCGATCATGCGCACCAGATCGAGCGGGTCGACCTTCTGCTGCTGCGCCAGCGGCGTGCCCTCGACGGCGACCAGAGTGTTGATCGGCACGCTCTCGGGATGCGGATCGAAACCCGCCAGCACCTGCAGCATGCCGGCGCGATCGCGCACGCTCTCGCCCATGCCGATGATGCCGCCGCAGCACATCTCCAGCCCGGCGCCGCGCACCGCCTTCAGCGTGTCGAGGCGGTCCTGATAGGTGCGGGTGGTGATGATGTCGCCGTAGAATTCCGGCCCGGTGTCGAGATTGTGGTTATAGGCGGTGAGCCCGGCCTCGACGAGGCGCTGCGCCTGCGACTCGTCGATCATGCCGAGCGTCACGCAGGCTTCCATGCCCATTTCGCGCACGCCGCGGACCATTTCCACGACCGAGTCGAAACGCTTGTCCTTCGGCGCCGAGCGCCAGGCGGCGCCCATGCAGAAACGGTCGGCGCCGGCGTCCTTCGCGGTCTTCGCGGCGGCGAGCACCTCGTCGGTGGTGAGAAGATCGACGCGGTCGAGCTTCACCTCGCGGTGATGCGCGGACTGCGGGCAATAGGAGCAGTCCTCCGGGCAGCCGCCGGTCTTGATCGAGAGCAGGGCCGCCTTCTGCACGTCGTTGACGTCGTGATAGCGGCGATGCGTCGCGTTCGCCTGCGCGATGAGATCGAGCAGGGGCAGATTGTGGATCGCGACGATTTCGTCGACGGTCCAGTCGTGGCGGATGTTGAAGTCGGATGCGGGCGCGTTCATCACGCGGCTCCCTTTCGGTTTTGCGAGCGGGCGGCGAGCTTGCGCCCGGGGGCGGCCGCCTGCGCGTCGTCCTTTTTGCCGCGCAGGGTCATGAAGGCCACATAGAGCGCCACGACCACGTCGAAACCGATGGTGGCCATGACGGCGGGCGCGGGGGCGAAAGCCTGGCCTGCGCCGAGATAATGTTCATAAAGCGTCCAGCCGGCGTGCAGCAGCAGGCCCACGACCACGAACCAGGGCGAGCCGACGATCGACATGCCGGCGAGCGTGCCGAAAACGGCGACGGCGGTCATCTCGAAGCCGACCCAGGTCTCGGAATTCTCGGCGCGCATGGCGAAGCCGACGTAAAGGAAGGAGACGGCGATCAGCGCATAGGCCGCGAGCAGCGCCGGCCGGGTCTTCGACCAGCGCGTGAGCACGATGAGGCCGATGGCGAAAAGAACCCCGAGCCCCGCGAAGAGGGCGATTTCCATTGTATCGAGCATGGCGTGACCGGTTGGACCGCGAAGGCGCGGGCGATGGACGTTTCTGGCCGCGCGAAGGTCTATAAGGGGGGCGGCGAAAATCAACAAGGGGAGGCCCCCTCCCGTTCTTGCCAAAGGCGCCGCGCCGCCGCACACTGGGCTGTGCGGGAGATCCGAAGCGCCCGCTGCGCCCACGCCTGAGGTCCCCATGAGAATAGTCCCCCTCGGTC
The DNA window shown above is from Methylocystis echinoides and carries:
- the bioB gene encoding biotin synthase BioB produces the protein MNAPASDFNIRHDWTVDEIVAIHNLPLLDLIAQANATHRRYHDVNDVQKAALLSIKTGGCPEDCSYCPQSAHHREVKLDRVDLLTTDEVLAAAKTAKDAGADRFCMGAAWRSAPKDKRFDSVVEMVRGVREMGMEACVTLGMIDESQAQRLVEAGLTAYNHNLDTGPEFYGDIITTRTYQDRLDTLKAVRGAGLEMCCGGIIGMGESVRDRAGMLQVLAGFDPHPESVPINTLVAVEGTPLAQQQKVDPLDLVRMIATTRIVMPKARVRLSAGRSFLTQEAQILCLVAGANSIFYGEKLLTTNNAGVNEDDALFTALAPR
- a CDS encoding PTS sugar transporter subunit IIA; protein product: MLDTMEIALFAGLGVLFAIGLIVLTRWSKTRPALLAAYALIAVSFLYVGFAMRAENSETWVGFEMTAVAVFGTLAGMSIVGSPWFVVVGLLLHAGWTLYEHYLGAGQAFAPAPAVMATIGFDVVVALYVAFMTLRGKKDDAQAAAPGRKLAARSQNRKGAA